The DNA segment GTCTAACAAATCCACATTCCTTGCGATCTCCACTTGTTCCGCGCTTACATGCTTGACCATGTAGCACTTCCTCCTTTCTAATATTTAATAGCCAAATAAAAAAGACAGGGAATAAATCTCCCTGTCTAACGTTCAATCTCAATTTTTTCCTTTTTCCTTTTATCCGTTTGCTGATAAGTATCTTGATTACTCTTAACTCTCATTTGTTCTGAAGTTTGTTTACCCTTCCCTTCACCTTTTTCCTTATGGGGACTAACTTCTCTTTCCAACTTGGTTTCAATTTGAGCTAAGCGTTGTTCACCGCGTTCTGTTAAAGGTAGCTCTTTCAATTCCTGCAGCGATTCTTCCTTCAGTTCATTCACTTCTTTATGATTATGATTCCTTTGGAAAGAAAGCATTTGGCTCAAACGCTCTTGACGATCATTACCTTCTTCTATATCTAACCCCTTCCCAGCCATAGGCTCAATAAAGTTCATCACCTCTTTTTTGTACGCATCTTTAAAACCCTGGTGGTCCAATTCGTCCTCTCTGTTCTCTTTTTCCCAAAAAGGGCTGCTATTTCGTTTAACTGCACTCACTTGACTACGGTACATGTCTTTTAGCTTTTCAGAGGGTAATTGAACATTAGTCTCTTTTTTGATTTCACTACGGGATTCTTTTATATTAACTTCTTCTTTCTCCCCTTCCTTTTCTTGCTCCAGAGAATCTTCGATGGTCATAATAAATTCTTTGGCCGTGGTTTGGACTTCCTGCAACAATCCTTCATGATCTTTAAATTCATGATCTTTCGTCCAATGATGTAGATAATCCAGGGAATAGTCGCTGGTATCAATATTGAAATAAGAAGCAACCGTATAGGCAGTCATCTCCGCTTGAAATTCTTTCTCAGGCATGGTGTAATCGTTTCTTTTTTCTTCTGTATGAAGCTTTGCATGAGTAAGTTCGTGCAACAAACTCTTTGTATCTTGGAGTTCAGAATTACGTGGGTTAAGGGCCACCTCTCCTTGTCCTGTATAATAGACTCCTTTAGCCGTTCCTAGCTCCTCATAAGGCTCAACAATTTGGCTATTGCTTTTATGTGCAATAGCCTCCATCCCTTGGCATAACTGATAATAATTTTGAACGACTCCATCTATCCATTTGTTAGGGAAAATTTGAGGCAAATCCTTTTGAGTTGCATTGGTTTGCGAAACTTCAAACACGCTTCCCGTAGAATAAACAAGACGACCTTCTCGTTTTTCGAGTTGGCCGTCTTTGACATGTTGCTTTTCTTGTTTGGTCGCATCCTTTAAGGGTTTCCAATCCCCTTCGTCGTTTTTAAACTGCTGTCCTAATCGATTAGGCACGAGTATTTTTATCCCTTTTTCTCCTTTGTTGACAGGGAAGCCTTTTTCTTTCCAAAAGGCAAACGAGCCAACAGCTTCGGCCCTGGGAACTGAGAATCAATAAGCGCCGTATTTCGAGGAGAGTATCGGTAAAACTTTCCCATAAAGTCCAAATACTCTTTCAGTTGGTCGGAAGAATGAAAGTGATTCGAAATCCTTTTTTCCATTCCATCTGTGAGTTTTTTAATCTCCTCTTTAACCTGTTCGGGGGTTTTCTTCTGATAGGTACGACGTTTATTCTTGGCCATGATCCTCGGCTCCTTCACTGATGTTCACGAGTTCTTCTATTTCTTCTTCATAGTAGTTTGGTTCGGTATTTAAAATGAATTCCTTTGTTTCTTTATCGAACGGAATCAATAAGTTTTCTTGATTCATAAGGTGCAGCTCCACATCGATCATCTCTTCATCATTCAAGGTCACGGTATATTCCTTTTGGCCAACCTCGATGACTAGCTCGTTGTTATCTCCTAAACTCTTAAATACACCGACTTCATAATGGCTATTAAACAACAACATACGCTCACTCCTTTAGTAGTTAGTTATCTCTAGATAATCATTGCGTTGTATCGATGATTATCTAGAGGACGTTGCCTGTGACTCCTCAACACTGATTTTCTTTTGCCGTTGATTGCTGATTCGTTCTTCGACCGCTTCCTTCGCATCCTTCACCGCTTGACTTTCAAATATAGGTGTCGTAATACAACTTTCTAAGTTTTGATCCATCGCAAATCCATTCATTAATTCAAGCAGGACTTGAGTATTTTTATCGCTTCGATTAGCCGCAAGCCGAAATCGTTTCATCTCTTCTGCAAACATTTCTTGAAAGTGTTCAGCCATCAATCGCATGATATATTCTCGTGAACGATCTTGCCCTAATAACGCCTGGTGTTCTCGGCAAATCTGATCGACCATTTGACCATTAAAGCTGACGCCTGTTTCTTCTTTATAGTCCTCAATGTAAGCCATTGTTTCATCATCAAGGTACAAGTTATTCCGTGTCTTGTTTGTCATTAGAGTAAACCTACCTTCCATGTTCTTGTTCAATGTCACGTTCTAATTTTTGATGATCCCGATCATTGATATACTCCTCATACGTTTGATACATCGTTCGTTCAATACGTCGCAAAGATCGTTGTAAATAAATGCCTGGGGGTATGAACTTATTTGAAGAAAATGGACTCTTGGGTTGATGCTTTGTAATTTGTTTATCATAAGATTTCATTTCTTGTAAGAACGCATTTCCCATTCTCTTATAGAGATCATCTATCTTATTTTGTTTATAATGCTGATACCGTTTTTTATCCTTCGGTCCATCCCCATAGGCTTTCTTTAATTCATCCACCTCTTGCTCCAGTTTCACATGCAACTGTTGCATATCTTTGGGGTGATATTTGTTCAAGTACTCGGTAGTAATCTGATCGATTTTTGGTCGAATTGGATTAAGCATTTGATAGCCATAGTGCCATTGTCGTTTATCTTGAGGCAGATGATTATACACTTCAA comes from the Halobacillus shinanisalinarum genome and includes:
- a CDS encoding ImmA/IrrE family metallo-endopeptidase, with the translated sequence MPNRLGQQFKNDEGDWKPLKDATKQEKQHVKDGQLEKREGRLVYSTGSVFEVSQTNATQKDLPQIFPNKWIDGVVQNYYQLCQGMEAIAHKSNSQIVEPYEELGTAKGVYYTGQGEVALNPRNSELQDTKSLLHELTHAKLHTEEKRNDYTMPEKEFQAEMTAYTVASYFNIDTSDYSLDYLHHWTKDHEFKDHEGLLQEVQTTAKEFIMTIEDSLEQEKEGEKEEVNIKESRSEIKKETNVQLPSEKLKDMYRSQVSAVKRNSSPFWEKENREDELDHQGFKDAYKKEVMNFIEPMAGKGLDIEEGNDRQERLSQMLSFQRNHNHKEVNELKEESLQELKELPLTERGEQRLAQIETKLEREVSPHKEKGEGKGKQTSEQMRVKSNQDTYQQTDKRKKEKIEIER